The following are encoded in a window of Clostridia bacterium genomic DNA:
- a CDS encoding PolC-type DNA polymerase III, which produces MQNVALENKTLSELFPEVFSGDEKSNLLKDIKISSINVYRKSKRLEVFLLSEKLIPASSISKLEQNFVNSFQLESTSIKIRFNTSMELKDILVSYWDSVLFLVNNKIALSRGILHDCMWELDGKRLKICLKTKGTQILKAQACDALIEKYLDEMFSANIKVEFVDFEVDETAKDEYIKLKESEEAKLISDAIIVQNTQKTDSGSRQQAKRETLQNGTVVDIILGKNFNDSIIKMSEITQDSGKVAMCGEIFRVEFREIRGERHICIFDITDFTSSLTVKFFVEKGDIDLIKEQIKESINVKVRGEAQYDKFSKELAVMASDIIQVEKQVKIDEAETKRVELHLHTQMSTMDGVTPVKELVKRAAQWGHKAIAITDHGVVQAYPDAFDTGKKNKIKIIYGMECYLLDDCVPVAYHPNGQSLDGEFVVLDLETTGLNADKDRITEIGAVKIKNGVIVDRFSSFVNPEIPIPSYIVKLTGITNEMVQEAPAIEPVLLEFLEFINGTTLVAHNATFDLGFLKHYAKTIGEHINNPVIDTLQLCRNMFPELSKYRLNIIAKHLGIRLENHHRAVDDSRATAEIFIKCLDILKKKGIKTINDIDGAFDSTGDYKKGSTYHAVILVKNNIGLKNLYKIVSDSHLKYYHKRPRVPKKLLMTHREGLILGSACEAGELYSAILDNKGDDQIMKIVKFYDYLEIQPLGNNQFLINNGKVNSQEELKSINKKIIRLGEKFKKPVVATCDVHFMDPRDEVFRRILMAGKGFADADNQAPLYFRTTEEMMREFEYLGREKAYEVVVTNTNLIADMVEDIPPVLPGVHPPKIEGAEEEIKKLAENKAREIYGETLPQVVAERLDKELNSIIKNGFSVMYLIAQKLVYKSVSDGYLVGSRGSVGSSFVANMAGITEVNSLQPHYICTKCKYSEFITDGSYDCGFDLPEKSCPECGQSLKRDGYDIPFETFLGFDGDKEPDIDLNFSGEYQPRAHKYTEELFGEGHVFRAGTIASVADKTAFGYVKNYLDEREVVVTNAEMNRLVKGCTGIKRTTGQHPGGIMIVPQDKEIYDFSPIQRPADDTESDTITTHFDYHFLHGSILKLDILGHDDPTVIRMLEDLTGVDATTIRIGEEKTMSIFNSTEALGVKPEDINSEVGTFAIPEFGTKFVRQMLVDTKPKYFSELIRISGLSHGTDVWLNNAQDLIRSGICTLSESICCRDDIMIFLIHKGLHPKTAFKIMEDVRKGKGLKEEYVQTMKENNVPQWYIDSCNKIKYMFPKAHAAAYVMMAFRIAWFKVYHPEAFYVTYFTVRADEFDAEIMTHGQDRVRNKIRELEQKGNNMTQKEKNVLTILEVTNEMYARGIKFLPVDLYKSDAIKFQITSEGIRPPLNALQGLGGAAAQNIVDSRRDGEFLSVDELRVRAKISKAVIEILQQNGCLEGLPESNQLSLF; this is translated from the coding sequence GTGCAAAATGTAGCATTAGAAAATAAAACATTGTCAGAGCTTTTTCCGGAGGTCTTTTCCGGGGATGAAAAATCAAATCTGTTAAAAGACATTAAAATTTCAAGTATAAATGTATATAGAAAATCCAAAAGGCTGGAAGTTTTTCTTTTGTCGGAAAAATTGATTCCGGCTTCAAGTATTTCCAAATTAGAGCAGAATTTCGTCAATTCATTTCAACTTGAATCAACGAGTATTAAGATAAGATTCAATACATCTATGGAATTAAAGGATATTCTGGTTTCGTACTGGGATAGTGTTTTATTTTTAGTCAATAATAAGATAGCATTGAGTAGGGGTATACTTCACGACTGTATGTGGGAACTTGACGGAAAAAGGCTGAAAATATGCCTTAAGACCAAAGGAACACAGATACTTAAAGCCCAGGCATGTGATGCCCTTATAGAAAAATATCTGGATGAGATGTTTTCAGCAAATATAAAGGTTGAGTTTGTTGATTTTGAAGTCGATGAGACTGCTAAAGATGAATATATAAAGCTAAAAGAAAGTGAAGAAGCCAAACTTATCAGTGATGCCATTATCGTTCAGAATACACAGAAAACTGATTCGGGCAGCAGGCAGCAGGCTAAACGTGAAACTCTTCAAAACGGTACGGTTGTGGACATCATTCTTGGAAAAAACTTTAACGACAGTATAATAAAAATGTCTGAGATTACCCAGGATTCAGGAAAGGTAGCGATGTGTGGGGAAATCTTCAGGGTTGAATTCAGGGAAATCCGTGGAGAAAGGCATATCTGTATATTTGATATTACAGATTTCACAAGCTCTTTGACTGTAAAATTCTTCGTAGAAAAAGGAGATATAGATTTAATAAAAGAGCAGATAAAGGAAAGCATCAATGTAAAAGTCCGTGGTGAAGCTCAATATGATAAATTCTCAAAAGAGCTTGCTGTGATGGCTTCAGATATTATACAGGTCGAAAAACAGGTGAAAATTGATGAAGCAGAAACAAAGAGAGTTGAACTTCACCTGCATACACAGATGAGTACAATGGATGGTGTCACACCGGTAAAAGAACTGGTAAAAAGAGCAGCACAATGGGGACATAAAGCTATAGCCATTACGGACCATGGTGTCGTGCAAGCATATCCTGATGCTTTTGATACCGGTAAGAAAAACAAAATAAAGATTATTTACGGTATGGAGTGCTATCTGCTTGATGACTGTGTTCCTGTTGCGTACCATCCGAACGGGCAGTCACTTGACGGTGAGTTTGTTGTGCTTGATTTGGAGACAACAGGCTTAAATGCCGATAAGGATAGAATAACCGAGATAGGTGCAGTAAAAATTAAGAACGGGGTAATAGTTGACAGGTTCAGCTCTTTTGTAAACCCTGAAATACCGATACCAAGCTATATTGTAAAACTTACCGGAATAACGAACGAAATGGTTCAGGAAGCACCTGCAATAGAACCTGTCTTACTGGAGTTTTTAGAATTTATAAACGGGACAACTCTTGTAGCCCACAATGCAACCTTTGATTTAGGCTTTTTAAAGCATTATGCCAAGACTATCGGAGAGCATATAAACAATCCGGTTATAGATACATTGCAATTATGTAGAAACATGTTTCCTGAATTAAGCAAATACAGGCTGAATATTATTGCAAAGCATCTTGGAATAAGATTGGAGAATCATCACAGGGCAGTTGATGATTCCAGGGCGACTGCTGAAATTTTTATTAAGTGTCTGGATATTTTAAAGAAAAAGGGCATTAAAACAATTAATGACATTGATGGAGCCTTTGACAGTACTGGCGATTACAAAAAGGGCTCTACATACCATGCAGTAATACTTGTGAAAAACAATATTGGACTAAAAAATCTTTATAAAATAGTTTCGGATTCTCATCTGAAGTATTATCATAAAAGGCCTAGGGTTCCTAAAAAGCTGTTAATGACACATCGTGAAGGGCTGATTCTGGGAAGTGCCTGTGAAGCGGGTGAACTATATTCGGCAATACTGGACAACAAAGGCGACGACCAGATTATGAAAATTGTCAAGTTTTATGATTATCTCGAAATCCAGCCTCTAGGAAACAACCAGTTCTTAATCAATAATGGAAAGGTAAACAGCCAGGAAGAGCTAAAGAGCATAAATAAAAAAATAATCAGACTGGGAGAGAAGTTTAAGAAACCAGTTGTCGCTACTTGTGACGTGCACTTTATGGACCCGAGAGATGAGGTGTTCAGGCGGATTCTCATGGCGGGGAAAGGTTTTGCCGATGCGGATAACCAAGCGCCCCTTTATTTCAGAACTACAGAGGAAATGATGAGAGAGTTTGAGTATCTTGGCAGGGAAAAGGCGTATGAGGTAGTTGTGACCAATACAAACCTTATAGCTGATATGGTTGAGGATATACCGCCTGTGCTGCCGGGGGTGCATCCTCCGAAAATAGAAGGTGCGGAGGAAGAAATAAAAAAGCTGGCAGAGAACAAGGCCAGGGAAATATATGGAGAAACATTGCCGCAGGTAGTGGCCGAACGGCTTGATAAGGAACTTAACTCCATTATAAAGAACGGTTTTTCAGTTATGTATCTTATAGCCCAGAAACTCGTGTACAAATCTGTAAGTGACGGATATCTTGTCGGCTCCAGAGGATCTGTGGGTTCATCTTTTGTAGCAAATATGGCAGGGATTACAGAAGTTAATTCTCTTCAACCGCATTATATTTGCACCAAATGTAAATACTCCGAGTTTATAACTGATGGAAGTTATGACTGCGGATTTGATTTGCCTGAGAAAAGCTGTCCTGAATGCGGGCAGTCGCTGAAAAGGGATGGTTATGACATACCCTTTGAAACCTTCCTTGGGTTTGATGGCGATAAAGAACCTGATATAGATTTGAATTTCTCGGGTGAATATCAGCCAAGGGCACATAAATACACTGAGGAGCTTTTTGGAGAAGGGCATGTTTTCAGAGCAGGAACTATAGCTTCTGTTGCGGATAAGACTGCATTCGGTTATGTTAAAAACTACCTTGATGAAAGAGAAGTGGTTGTAACAAATGCTGAAATGAACAGGCTGGTTAAAGGATGTACGGGAATAAAGAGGACCACTGGCCAGCATCCGGGAGGGATAATGATTGTGCCTCAGGATAAGGAGATTTATGACTTTTCTCCTATTCAAAGACCTGCTGATGATACAGAATCGGATACAATAACAACTCACTTTGATTACCACTTTCTTCATGGAAGTATCCTTAAGCTTGACATACTTGGACATGATGATCCTACAGTGATAAGAATGCTCGAAGATTTGACAGGGGTGGATGCTACAACAATACGTATCGGCGAAGAGAAAACAATGAGCATATTCAACAGTACTGAAGCTCTGGGAGTAAAGCCTGAAGATATAAACAGTGAAGTTGGTACTTTTGCCATACCTGAGTTTGGGACAAAATTTGTAAGACAGATGCTGGTTGATACAAAACCGAAGTATTTCTCGGAACTTATAAGAATTTCCGGTTTGTCACACGGTACGGATGTATGGCTCAATAATGCACAGGATCTTATCCGTTCAGGTATCTGTACCCTTTCGGAATCCATATGTTGCCGTGATGATATAATGATTTTCCTGATCCATAAGGGACTTCATCCTAAAACAGCTTTTAAGATAATGGAGGATGTAAGAAAAGGAAAGGGATTGAAGGAAGAATACGTTCAGACAATGAAGGAAAACAATGTACCGCAGTGGTATATTGATTCCTGCAATAAGATAAAATATATGTTTCCTAAGGCACATGCAGCTGCATATGTAATGATGGCATTCAGAATAGCCTGGTTCAAAGTATATCATCCTGAAGCATTTTATGTAACATACTTTACTGTAAGGGCGGATGAATTTGATGCGGAGATAATGACACATGGACAGGACAGAGTCAGAAACAAGATCAGGGAGCTCGAACAGAAGGGTAATAATATGACTCAAAAAGAAAAAAACGTTCTTACCATTCTTGAAGTAACAAATGAGATGTATGCAAGGGGAATTAAGTTCCTGCCGGTGGATTTATATAAATCGGATGCAATAAAATTCCAGATAACATCAGAAGGAATAAGGCCACCTCTTAATGCACTCCAGGGGCTTGGAGGTGCTGCTGCCCAGAATATCGTAGATTCCCGCAGAGATGGAGAGTTTCTCTCTGTTGATGAATTGAGAGTAAGAGCAAAAATAAGCAAAGCGGTTATAGAGATATTGCAGCAGAACGGATGTCTCGAAGGGCTGCCGGAAAGCAACCAGCTAAGCTTATTCTGA
- a CDS encoding MATE family efflux transporter: MDIGHSSAKKLTLLNLTWPIFIEVLLRMLLVNVDMYMLGKYSDSAVAAVGATNQFLSLVVLLYGVVGSGTVILVSQYLGAKLKDRISEIVVVALATNFIFGIVMSLGLLLFGPSLLGLMNLPKDVFAYASQFIFIVGGFSFSQALIATISSILRSHGRTKISMYVAIGMNIINVIGDYLFIYGPMGIPVLGVKGVAISTATSQFAAAIALLIILKKKVDVKLSIKYLSPIPKKTLGQILKIGIPSAGETLSYNISQIVITSMIALMGTTALATRFYVHNIIMFILLISFAMGQGTQILTGHMIGAGKANEAYRACLKYLRTAIIISFSFAVVFLLFRKSLISIYTTNNEIIEIGSQLLLIALIMEPGRAFNLIIINALRGAGDVRFPVVIGVLSMWGVSVVLSYLLGVYFKLGLLGVWIAFTCDEWLRGIIMLNRWRSRIWQRMSVVHNTDPVELENPGENTLSPTLSTLTSEDDK, translated from the coding sequence ATGGATATAGGACATTCATCAGCAAAAAAATTAACCTTACTAAATTTAACCTGGCCAATTTTTATAGAAGTACTTTTGCGTATGTTATTGGTCAATGTAGACATGTATATGCTGGGTAAATACTCCGATAGCGCTGTAGCAGCTGTAGGAGCTACAAATCAGTTTTTAAGCCTTGTAGTTCTCTTATATGGGGTTGTCGGCTCCGGTACTGTAATACTTGTATCTCAATATCTCGGTGCAAAGCTTAAAGACAGGATTTCAGAAATTGTAGTAGTCGCACTGGCAACAAACTTTATTTTTGGTATAGTCATGAGCTTAGGCCTTCTTTTATTCGGTCCAAGTCTGTTAGGTCTGATGAATCTTCCAAAAGATGTATTTGCTTATGCATCACAGTTTATTTTTATCGTGGGAGGATTTTCATTCTCCCAGGCATTAATCGCTACAATTTCATCCATTCTCAGAAGCCATGGACGTACAAAAATTTCTATGTATGTGGCAATCGGTATGAATATAATAAATGTTATAGGGGACTATTTATTTATTTACGGACCAATGGGGATACCTGTCCTCGGAGTAAAAGGAGTTGCTATTTCTACTGCCACAAGCCAGTTTGCAGCAGCGATCGCACTGCTAATCATACTAAAGAAGAAAGTGGATGTAAAACTGTCTATAAAATACCTGAGTCCTATTCCAAAAAAGACTCTGGGACAAATTTTAAAAATCGGCATACCTTCAGCAGGAGAAACTTTATCATATAATATTTCCCAGATAGTGATCACCTCAATGATAGCTCTAATGGGTACAACCGCACTGGCTACAAGGTTTTATGTACACAATATCATAATGTTCATTCTTCTGATCTCCTTCGCTATGGGTCAGGGAACTCAAATACTTACAGGACATATGATAGGTGCCGGTAAAGCAAATGAGGCATACAGGGCTTGCTTAAAATATTTAAGAACTGCAATAATCATATCTTTTTCCTTTGCAGTAGTATTTTTACTTTTTAGAAAATCTTTAATCAGCATTTATACAACCAACAATGAAATAATTGAAATAGGAAGCCAATTGCTGCTCATAGCCTTGATCATGGAGCCTGGCAGAGCCTTTAACCTCATAATCATCAACGCTTTGCGTGGTGCCGGAGATGTAAGATTTCCCGTAGTCATCGGTGTCTTATCCATGTGGGGTGTATCTGTAGTGCTTTCATACCTGCTGGGTGTTTATTTCAAACTCGGCTTGCTTGGCGTATGGATAGCATTCACCTGCGACGAGTGGCTGCGCGGCATAATCATGCTTAACAGATGGCGCTCCCGTATATGGCAAAGGATGTCTGTAGTTCATAATACAGACCCGGTTGAGCTGGAAAACCCTGGGGAAAATACCCTATCCCCAACTCTGTCTACATTAACCTCAGAAGATGACAAGTAA